From the Saccharomycodes ludwigii strain NBRC 1722 chromosome I, whole genome shotgun sequence genome, one window contains:
- the UTP23 gene encoding rRNA-binding ribosome biosynthesis protein UTP23 (similar to Saccharomyces cerevisiae YOR004W | UTP23 | U Three-associated Protein) — MRQKRAKAYKKQMLVYSHAFKFREPYQILIDNEIILDTCQTSFDLIKGLKKTLNAEKIKPMITQCCIQALYEAADQTVIDKAKSFERRRCNHSIKAPESPKDCILSVVNVDNKNKHRYVVCSQNVELRRKLRKIPGVPIIHMNRSVMVMEPLSDASNRFNVQQEEKKLTSGLNDSKNAGLNFQSDHNNIDDKENILKRKRNGRKGPNPLSVKKKQKKAISNDITTENKDKVIETIPKESESSTNENTTDEPVKKKRKRKHHKKRNNIADTEAKSINTVLSNSTTLDDENGVSPNVTENDKKERS, encoded by the coding sequence atgcGTCAAAAGAGAGCTAAAGCCTACAAAAAGCAAATGCTAGTTTATAGCCACGCTTTCAAATTTAGAGAACCGTACcaaattttaattgataATGAAATCATATTAGACACTTGTCAAACATCCTTTGACTTAATAAaaggtttaaaaaaaactttaaatgCCGAAAAAATTAAGCCAATGATTACACAATGTTGTATCCAAGCATTGTATGAAGCAGCTGATCAGACAGTTATTGATAAAGCCAAAAGTTTTGAAAGACGTCGTTGTAATCACTCCATTAAGGCTCCAGAAAGTCCTAAAGATTGTATACTCAGTGTTGTTAATGtagataacaaaaataagcACAGATATGTTGTATGCTCCCAAAATGTCGAGTTAAGAAGAAAATTGAGAAAGATTCCTGGGGTTCCTATTATTCATATGAATAGGAGTGTTATGGTCATGGAACCATTAAGTGATGCTAGTAATAGGTTCAATGTTCAgcaagaagaaaaaaaattgactTCTGGCTTAAATGATTCTAAAAATGCTGGACTAAACTTTCAAAGCGATCATAATAACATCGATGATAAAGAAAACATTTTgaagaggaaaagaaaTGGACGTAAAGGTCCAAATCCATTAAgcgttaaaaaaaaacaaaaaaaggctATTTCGAATGACATAACtactgaaaataaagataaagttATAGAAACCATTCCAAAGGAAAGCGAGAGTTCTacaaatgaaaatacaACTGATGAACCcgtaaagaaaaagagaaagagaaaacaccataaaaagagaaataaCATTGCGGATACAGAGGCAAAAAGCATCAACACTGTTTTGTCTAATTCCACCACTTTGgatgatgaaaatggtGTCAGTCCCAATGTTACTGAGAAcgataaaaaagaaaggagtTGA
- the PRB1 gene encoding proteinase B (similar to Saccharomyces cerevisiae YEL060C | PRB1 | PRoteinase B (paralog of YOR003W | YSP3)) — protein MKVSNTLLPLSVLVALGSALVIPEIDSTSVPAAKDSPKHKSKHEGCGLMKGKHHDESDSEYDSLDSALAALGKNTIDVYMADAEGEKNFKLAPIVNTNSNKNEIIPNRYIIVFKKGISAEEIDFHKELISEVHLNVVSNLSPNDPFFTSTTTDDLYGVKAIVKEGGIQDSFSIGDGLLSGYVGYFTEGVVDFIRATPFVDYVEQDSMVYANDFDTQNGAPWGLARISHREKLNLGSFNKYLFDDNAGEGVTSYVIDTGVNVEHVEFDGRAVWGKTIPYDDEDIDGNGHGTHCAGTIGSNSYGVAKKAKIVAVKVLRSNGSGTMSDVIKGVEYAAESHTSEVKKNNKKFKGSTANMSLGGGKSPTLDLAVNAAVKAGLHFAVAAGNEDQDACNTSPAAAENAVTVGASTLSDDRAYFSNWGSCVDVFAPGLNILSTYIGSDSATAVLSGTSMASPHVAGLLTYYLSLQPDSDSAYYQGSSKITPALLKKKVLSFATKDVLSDIDSETPNLLIFNGGGEDLSDFWGKDIGNEREHEERLDESRLQETLGSLVDSIGGKTDNIFEEVRHLFEDLRLF, from the coding sequence ATGAAAGTTTCAAACACGTTATTACCTTTGTCTGTTTTGGTTGCTTTAGGTAGTGCTCTAGTTATTCCAGAAATCGACTCCACTTCTGTTCCTGCTGCTAAAGACAGTCCTAAGCACAAGTCTAAACATGAGGGTTGCGGTCTTATGAAGGGCAAGCATCATGATGAATCCGACTCTGAGTATGATTCTTTGGACTCTGCTTTGGCTGCTTTGGGTAAGAATACAATTGATGTTTATATGGCTGATGCCGAGGGCGAAAAGAACTTTAAACTAGCTCCTATTGTAAACActaatagtaacaaaaaCGAAATTATTCCAAACCGCTacattattgtttttaaaaagggCATTTCTGCAGAAGAAATTGATTTCCATAAGGAACTAATTTCTGAAGTCCATTTGAATGTTGTTAGTAACTTGTCACCAAACGATCCCTTTTTCACTTCTACTACAACAGATGATTTGTATGGAGTCAAAGCCATAGTTAAGGAGGGTGGTATTCAAGATTCTTTCTCTATTGGAGATGGTTTATTATCTGGTTATGTTGGATATTTCACCGAGGGAGTTGTTGATTTTATTCGTGCAACCCCCTTTGTCGATTACGTTGAACAAGATTCAATGGTGTATGCCAATGATTTTGATACCCAAAATGGTGCCCCTTGGGGTTTAGCTCGTATCTCTCATCgtgaaaaattgaatttggGCAGTTTCAATAAGTATCTGTTTGATGATAATGCCGGAGAAGGTGTCACTTCTTATGTCATAGATACAGGTGTCAATGTGGAACATGTTGAGTTTGATGGTAGAGCCGTTTGGGGTAAAACCATTCCATATGACGATGAGGACATCGATGGAAATGGACACGGTACTCATTGTGCCGGTACGATTGGTTCAAACAGCTATGGTGTTGCCAAGAAGGCAAAGATCGTTGCTGTCAAAGTGTTGAGATCAAATGGTTCGGGTACTATGTCCGATGTCATTAAAGGTGTTGAATATGCAGCTGAATCGCACACTTCTGAagttaaaaagaataataaaaaattcaagGGTTCCACTGCTAACATGTCTTTGGGCGGGGGCAAATCACCAACTTTGGACTTGGCTGTTAACGCTGCCGTTAAAGCTGGTTTGCattttgctgttgctgctgGTAATGAGGATCAAGATGCCTGTAACACTTCTCCAGCTGCTGCTGAAAATGCGGTTACTGTTGGTGCTTCCACTTTGAGTGACGACAGAGCTTATTTCTCTAACTGGGGGTCTTGTGTGGATGTTTTTGCTCCAGgtttgaatattttatctaCATATATTGGCTCCGACAGTGCTACTGCTGTCTTGTCTGGTACTTCTATGGCCTCACCACACGTTGCTGGTTTATTGACTTATTATTTGTCCTTGCAGCCGGATTCTGATAGTGCATATTACCAAGGTTCCTCTAAGATCACACCAgctttattgaaaaagaaggtTTTATCTTTTGCTACTAAGGATGTTTTGAGTGATATTGATTCTGAAACACCAAActtgttaatttttaacGGTGGTGGCGAAGATTTGTCAGATTTCTGGGGCAAAGATATTGGTAATGAGAGGGAACACGAGGAGAGACTTGATGAGAGTCGCTTGCAAGAAACTTTGGGCTCCTTGGTGGACTCTATAGGTGGCAAGACTGATAACATTTTTGAGGAAGTTAGACATTTGTTTGAGGATTTGAgattattttga
- the FUM1 gene encoding fumarase FUM1 (similar to Saccharomyces cerevisiae YPL262W | FUM1 | FUMarase): MLRNTTTRTNFLRSINNKHTVLISRMMLSTTNTSLQQQFRIETDAFGEIKVPADKYWGAQTQRSFQNFKIGGPRERMPEPIIKSFGIIKKSAARVNEGFGTLDPSISKVIQKAADEVISGKLDQHFPLVVFQTGSGTQSNMNANEVISNRAIELLGGKLGSKQIHPNNHCNQSQSSNDTFPTVMHIAAVTEITHDLLPKLTQLRDSLAKKSEEFKDIVKIGRTHLQDATPLTLGQEFSGYVQQLTNGIGRIEHSLVNLKFIAQGGTAVGTGLNTKIGFAEKIAEEVSKETGIDFKTAPNKFEALANHDAIVEASGALNTVACSLFKIAQDIRYLGSGPRCGYGELALPENEPGSSIMPGKVNPTQNEAMTQVCVQVMGNNAAITYAGAGGQFELNVYKPVLIANLLRSIRLMADACHSFKIHCVDGIKANTGKINKLLHESLMLVTALNPKIGYDAASKVAKNAHHKGITLKESALELGVLTEKEFDEWVVPEKMIGPKP, from the coding sequence ATGTTAAGAAATACTACCACAAgaaccaattttttaagGTCAATCAACAACAAGCATACTGTTTTGATCAGTAGAATGATGCTATCTACTACTAATACATCtttacaacaacaatttagAATTGAAACCGATGCTTTCGGTGAAATCAAGGTCCCAGCTGATAAATACTGGGGTGCTCAGACCCAAAGGTCTTTCCAAAACTTCAAGATTGGTGGTCCAAGAGAAAGAATGCCAGAACCAATTATCAAATCTTTTGGTATTATCAAGAAGTCTGCTGCCAGAGTTAATGAAGGCTTTGGTACTTTAGATCCAAGTATATCTAAAGTTATCCAGAAAGCTGCCGATGAAGTGATTTCTGGTAAATTGGACCAGCATTTCCCTCTAGTTGTCTTTCAAACTGGTTCTGGTACTCAGAGTAATATGAACGCCAATGAAGTTATCTCGAACAGAGCTATTGAATTATTAGGTGGTAAGTTGGGTTCTAAGCAAATTCACCCAAACAATCATTGCAACCAATCTCAGTCTTCTAATGACACTTTCCCAACTGTTATGCATATTGCTGCTGTTACTGAAATTACTCATGACTTATTACCAAAGCTTACTCAATTGAGAGATTCTTTGGCTAAAAAGTCTGAGGAATTTAAAGATATTGTCAAGATTGGTAGGACCCATTTGCAAGATGCTACTCCATTGACCTTAGGTCAAGAATTTTCTGGTTACGTTCAACAATTAACCAATGGGATTGGTCGTATTGAGCATTCTTTAGTTAACTTGAAGTTCATTGCTCAAGGTGGTACTGCTGTTGGCACTGGTTTGAACACCAAGATTGGTTTTGCTGAAAAGATTGCTGAGGAAGTCTCCAAGGAGACCGGTATTGATTTCAAAACTGCTCCAAACAAGTTTGAAGCTTTGGCCAACCATGATGCTATTGTTGAGGCTTCTGGCGCTTTGAACACTGTTGCCTGTTCCTTATTCAAGATTGCTCAAGATATTAGATACTTGGGTTCTGGTCCAAGATGTGGTTACGGGGAATTGGCTTTGCCAGAAAATGAACCAGGTTCTTCCATTATGCCTGGTAAAGTTAACCCAACCCAGAACGAAGCCATGACCCAAGTTTGTGTTCAAGTCATGGGTAATAACGCTGCCATCACCTATGCCGGTGCAGGTGGTCAATTCGAATTGAATGTTTACAAGCCAGTTTTGATTGCTAATTTATTGCGTTCTATTAGGTTGATGGCCGATGCTTGTCACTCATTTAAAATCCATTGTGTTGATGGTATCAAGGCTAATACCGGTAAGATCAACAAATTATTGCATGAGTCTTTGATGTTGGTTACTGCTTTGAATCCAAAGATCGGCTATGATGCTGCCTCTAAAGTTGCCAAAAATGCTCACCACAAGGGTATTACTTTGAAAGAATCTGCCTTAGAGTTGGGTGTTTTGACAGAGAAGGAATTTGACGAATGGGTTGTTCCAGAAAAAATGATTGGACCAAAACCATGA
- the SOM1 gene encoding Som1p (similar to Saccharomyces cerevisiae YEL059C-A | SOM1 | SOrting Mitochondrial) yields MAPLTPIWTKEQVVEKLTNNNKKNNNPFVSNDDCIIKQLSQNECTFDRYTGEFVCIPFTRLFKECRTWKKVKQKVEGRVSVKKALVINRVEITDLDTNDRNLLDNVKKLPLYEELKR; encoded by the coding sequence atGGCACCATTAACGCCTATTTGGACCAAAGAACAAGTTGTAGAGAAATTaaccaacaacaataaaaagaataacaaTCCCTTTGTGTCTAATGATGATTGTATAATTAAGCAGCTATCTCAGAATGAGTGTACTTTTGATAGATACACAGGAGAATTTGTGTGTATACCATTTACACGATTATTTAAAGAGTGTCGAACATGGAAAAAAGTTAAGCAAAAGGTAGAAGGTAGAGTTAGTGTTAAAAAAGCTCTTGTTATTAATAGAGTAGAAATTACTGATTTAGATACTAATGATCGCAATTTGTTAGATAACGTAAAAAAGTTACCATTATATGAAGAGTTAAAAAGATGA